A stretch of the Marasmius oreades isolate 03SP1 chromosome 8, whole genome shotgun sequence genome encodes the following:
- a CDS encoding uncharacterized protein (CAZy:GH55), producing MILSLFSFGTILSCVYSVNALGTSCSAPLGPGLAAPGEPFWLETIKDQGVSVYHPNASDYPVFRNVKDYGAKGDGITDDTDAINNAISFGGRCAGGAQICNSSTVSPALVYFPKGNYVVSTPLNTYYYTQLVGDARQLPTLVASENFTGLAVIDADPYIPGGNGAQWFVNQNNFFRSVRNFEIDLRQVPATNEAGTGIHWQVSQATSLTNIVFHMSTANDTAHRGIWMENGSGGYMGDLVFNGGKFGIHGGNQQFTVRNTTFNNVQAGVSALWNWGWTFQRVTMNNCQIGFSILTGGTTAETQSVGAEAIIDATVINTPIFIQTSKPSNGSLSGSLVLNNIKLDNVPTAVGVLNGSVVLPGGTTTIESWGQGNVYSGADGTPRFVQGPIPAPDKPSVLLDDSGHIFGKTRPQYESYALSQIISVKDHGAMGDGRTDDTAALQAIFDEFAGCKIFFFDAGTYIVKSTLTIPADSRIVGEAWTTIAGRGLKFQDIDNPQPVIRVGEPDCQGIVEISDMIFTAIGPAPGAIIMEWNVAQPSGVNGGTGMWDSHVKIGGSDGTNLQLNCPTRGAGAFIDNCFGAFLGLHLKPSSTPYLEGTWVWVADHNLDGDGSTQISIYGGRGILSESQGPAWMIGTGASSSYW from the exons ATGATCCTatctcttttttctttcgggACTATACTTAGCTGCGTTtattctgtaaatgctctaGGGACGTCTTGCTCGGCCCCTTTAGGTCCTGGTCTCGCTGCTCCCGGAGAACCATTTTGGTTGGAGACCATCAAGGATCAAGGAGTCTCCGTGTATCATCCCAATGCGAGTGACTACCCCGTTTTTCGCAACGTCAAAGATTACGGTGCGAAAGGCGACGGCATAACAGATGATACCGACGCGATTAA CAACGCTATTTCGTTTGGAGGGCGATGCGCAGGCGGAGCTCAAATATGTAACTCCTCAAC AGTATCTCCGGCACTTGTATACTTTCCAAAAGG AAATTATGTTGTCTCGACCCCCTTGAATACATACTACTATACCCAACTTGTTGGAGATGCAAGGCAGCTGCCTACCTTAGTTGCATCCGAAAACTTCACCGGACTCGCTGTCATAG ATGCTGACCCTTATATTCCTGGAGGGAATGGCGCGCAGTGGTTCGTCAATCAAAACAACTT CTTTCGTTCCGTGCGAAACTTCGAAATAGACCTCAGACA AGTACCCGCTACAAACGAGGCGGGCACTGGGATTCATTGGCAGGTATCCCAGGCCACGAGTCTAACAAATATTGTCTTCCATATGTCTACGGCCAATGATACAGCTCATCGAG GGATCTGGATGGAAAACGGCAG TGGAGGCTATATGGGAGATCTGGTCTTCAACGGAG GAAAGTTCGGAATACATGGCGGCAATCAACA ATTCACTGTACGAAACACGACATTCAACAATGTCCAGGCTGGTGTTTCGGCTTTGTGGAACTGGG GATGGACCTTCCAACGCGTCACCATGAACAATTGCCAA ATCGGATTCAGTATCTTGACTGGCGGTACAACGGCAGAAACGCAG TCCGTCGGCGCAGAAGCAATCATTGACGCTACGGTCATCAACACTCCCATCTTCATCCAGACTTCAAAACCCAGCAACGGCTCCCTTTCAGGGTCCCTTGTTCTCAATAACATCAAGCTCGATAACGTCCCAACGGCGGTGGGAGTGTTGAACGGCTCGGTGGTATTACCGGGAGGCACGACTACTATAGAGTCTTGGGGTCAAGGCAACGTCTACTCtggcgccgacggcacaccTAGATTCGTTCAAGGGCCCATACCTGCTCCTGACAAGCCTTCCGTTCTTCTCGACGACTCGGGACATATTTTCGGTAAAACTCGTCCTCAATACGAGTCCTACGCC CTTTCTCAAATTATAAGTGTCAAGGACCACGGGGCtatgggagatggaagaacGGATGACACCGCCGCTTTACAAGCCATATTCGACGAG TTTGCCGGATGCAAGATCTTCTTTTTTGACGCTGGAACTTACATTGTCAAGTCTACTCTAACCATACCGGCGGATAGTCGCATCGTCGGAGAAGCATGGACCACTATCGCTGGTCGGGGCCTCAAATTCCAAGACATAGACAATCCACAGCCTGTTATTCGAGTAGGGGAGCCAGATTGTCAAGGTATCGTGGAGATTTCGGATATGATATTCACAGCTATTGGACCAG CTCCTGGAGCCATCATTATGGAATGGAACGTTGCTCAACCGTCAGGAGTCAACGGTGGTACGGGCATGTGGGACTCCCACGTCAA AATTGGAGGAT CGGACGGAACAAACCTTCAGCTCAATTGTCCAACACGCGGTGCAGGAGCCTTCATTGATAACTGCTTCGGAGCATTCCTTGGATTACATCTGAAACCTTCCTCTACTCCCTATCTCGAG
- a CDS encoding uncharacterized protein (CAZy:GH55) — translation MIPTRLTTLFRLEGDAQAELKYVTPQREVLIKRIYDNLLTNFRRVSPALVYFPKGNYVVSTPLNTYYYTQLVGDARQLPTLVASENFTGLAVIDADPYIPGGNGAQWFVNQNNFFRSVRNFEIDLRQVPATNEAGTGIHWQVSQATSLTNIVFHMSTANDTAHRGIWMENGSGGYMGDLVFNGGKFGIHGGNQQFTVRNTTFNNVQAGVSALWNWGWTFQRVTMNNCQIGFSILTGGTTAETQSVGAEAIIDATVINTPIFIQTSKPSNGSLSGSLVLNNIKLDNVPTAVGVLNGSVVLPGGTTTIESWGQGNVYSGADGTPRFVQGPIPAPDKPSVLLDDSGHIFGKTRPQYESYALSQIISVKDHGAMGDGRTDDTAALQAIFDEFAGCKIFFFDAGTYIVKSTLTIPADSRIVGEAWTTIAGRGLKFQDIDNPQPVIRVGEPDCQGIVEISDMIFTAIGPAPGAIIMEWNVAQPSGVNGGTGMWDSHVKIGGSDGTNLQLNCPTRGAGAFIDNCFGAFLGLHLKPSSTPYLEGTWVWVADHNLDGDGSTQISIYGGRGILSESQGPAWMIGTGASSSYW, via the exons ATGATACCGACGCGATTAA CAACGCTATTTCGTTTGGAGGGCGATGCGCAGGCGGAGCTCAAATATGTAACTCCTCAACGTGAAGTCCTGATAAAGCGCATCTACGACAATCTATTGACAAATTTTCGCAGAGTATCTCCGGCACTTGTATACTTTCCAAAAGG AAATTATGTTGTCTCGACCCCCTTGAATACATACTACTATACCCAACTTGTTGGAGATGCAAGGCAGCTGCCTACCTTAGTTGCATCCGAAAACTTCACCGGACTCGCTGTCATAG ATGCTGACCCTTATATTCCTGGAGGGAATGGCGCGCAGTGGTTCGTCAATCAAAACAACTT CTTTCGTTCCGTGCGAAACTTCGAAATAGACCTCAGACA AGTACCCGCTACAAACGAGGCGGGCACTGGGATTCATTGGCAGGTATCCCAGGCCACGAGTCTAACAAATATTGTCTTCCATATGTCTACGGCCAATGATACAGCTCATCGAG GGATCTGGATGGAAAACGGCAG TGGAGGCTATATGGGAGATCTGGTCTTCAACGGAG GAAAGTTCGGAATACATGGCGGCAATCAACA ATTCACTGTACGAAACACGACATTCAACAATGTCCAGGCTGGTGTTTCGGCTTTGTGGAACTGGG GATGGACCTTCCAACGCGTCACCATGAACAATTGCCAA ATCGGATTCAGTATCTTGACTGGCGGTACAACGGCAGAAACGCAG TCCGTCGGCGCAGAAGCAATCATTGACGCTACGGTCATCAACACTCCCATCTTCATCCAGACTTCAAAACCCAGCAACGGCTCCCTTTCAGGGTCCCTTGTTCTCAATAACATCAAGCTCGATAACGTCCCAACGGCGGTGGGAGTGTTGAACGGCTCGGTGGTATTACCGGGAGGCACGACTACTATAGAGTCTTGGGGTCAAGGCAACGTCTACTCtggcgccgacggcacaccTAGATTCGTTCAAGGGCCCATACCTGCTCCTGACAAGCCTTCCGTTCTTCTCGACGACTCGGGACATATTTTCGGTAAAACTCGTCCTCAATACGAGTCCTACGCC CTTTCTCAAATTATAAGTGTCAAGGACCACGGGGCtatgggagatggaagaacGGATGACACCGCCGCTTTACAAGCCATATTCGACGAG TTTGCCGGATGCAAGATCTTCTTTTTTGACGCTGGAACTTACATTGTCAAGTCTACTCTAACCATACCGGCGGATAGTCGCATCGTCGGAGAAGCATGGACCACTATCGCTGGTCGGGGCCTCAAATTCCAAGACATAGACAATCCACAGCCTGTTATTCGAGTAGGGGAGCCAGATTGTCAAGGTATCGTGGAGATTTCGGATATGATATTCACAGCTATTGGACCAG CTCCTGGAGCCATCATTATGGAATGGAACGTTGCTCAACCGTCAGGAGTCAACGGTGGTACGGGCATGTGGGACTCCCACGTCAA AATTGGAGGAT CGGACGGAACAAACCTTCAGCTCAATTGTCCAACACGCGGTGCAGGAGCCTTCATTGATAACTGCTTCGGAGCATTCCTTGGATTACATCTGAAACCTTCCTCTACTCCCTATCTCGAG